A stretch of the Desulfobacter sp. genome encodes the following:
- a CDS encoding ABC transporter permease: MILFIVKRILASIAVILSMAFFVMLIMDIIPGDPAAMMLGENATPEMILELRSQMGLDQPLLIRYANYIWNVAHGDLGRSVREMAPVATLIGDTLPNTLVLTAAGMFLTLVIGIPLGLVSGARAGSWVDHLSRITSLLGLCMPVFWIGLILIYFFSFRLGWFPVGGTGSFSHLVLPSVTLAAYTMAAIARMSRSSLMEVLSEDYVRTARAKGLAFWLVVWRHGFRNALIPILTVFGMQVGNLMGGAILTETVFAWPGLGRLMMGAIMDRDSLLLQGTILVFSAAYIFINLLVDLSYGLIDPRIVES; this comes from the coding sequence ATGATTCTTTTCATTGTCAAACGCATCCTGGCCTCCATTGCCGTGATTCTGAGCATGGCATTCTTTGTCATGCTCATCATGGATATCATCCCCGGTGATCCGGCAGCCATGATGCTGGGAGAAAATGCCACACCGGAAATGATCCTGGAACTGCGCAGTCAGATGGGCCTGGACCAGCCGTTGCTAATCCGGTATGCCAACTATATCTGGAACGTGGCCCACGGGGACCTGGGCCGGTCTGTCAGGGAAATGGCCCCGGTGGCGACTCTCATCGGCGACACCCTGCCCAACACCCTGGTTCTCACGGCCGCAGGCATGTTCCTAACCCTGGTTATCGGCATCCCCTTGGGGCTTGTCTCCGGTGCCAGGGCCGGGTCCTGGGTGGACCACCTGTCCCGGATCACCTCCCTTCTGGGGCTGTGCATGCCCGTGTTCTGGATCGGGCTGATTCTGATCTATTTTTTCAGTTTCAGGCTGGGCTGGTTTCCCGTGGGCGGAACCGGGTCTTTTTCCCATCTGGTTCTGCCCTCTGTCACCCTGGCCGCCTATACCATGGCGGCCATTGCACGGATGTCCCGATCCAGCCTCATGGAGGTTTTATCCGAAGATTATGTTAGAACGGCAAGGGCCAAGGGCCTGGCCTTCTGGCTGGTGGTCTGGCGCCATGGATTCCGCAACGCCCTGATCCCCATCCTCACGGTGTTCGGCATGCAGGTGGGCAATCTCATGGGCGGAGCCATCCTCACTGAAACCGTATTTGCATGGCCCGGCCTTGGCCGGCTCATGATGGGGGCGATCATGGACCGGGATTCTCTGCTGCTCCAGGGCACCATCCTGGTTTTTTCCGCTGCCTATATTTTTATCAACCTGCTGGTGGATCTGTCCTATGGGCTCATCGACCCGAGAATCGTGGAATCATAG